From the genome of Papaver somniferum cultivar HN1 chromosome 2, ASM357369v1, whole genome shotgun sequence, one region includes:
- the LOC113353039 gene encoding rho GDP-dissociation inhibitor 1-like, with amino-acid sequence MSLGVRGASNLSENMKFDDAKEGSNMNNGGVSEVTTTLQTDKAQDDVVSASEDKKISEKQRKDCTSAYTTDQEDDDDDEKIDLGPPKSIKQQLELDKEDESLRRWKEQLLGSVDLETVGESLEPDVKILSLAILSPDRPDLVLSIPEVGNPKGLWFTLKEGSRYSLKFSFTVNSNIVSGLKYTNTVWKTGMKVDRRKEMLGVFSPQAEAYTHEMPEEITPSGIFARGSYSARTKFVDDDNKRYLEMNYTFDIRKDWPSV; translated from the exons ATGTCTTTGGGTGTTCGAGGTGCCTCAAATTTGTCTGAAAAcatgaaatttgatgatgcaaAAGAGGGTTCAAATATGAACAACGGAGGAGTCTCTGAAGTAACAACAACACTACAAACTGATAAAGCACAAGATGATGTTGTTAGTGCATCAGAAGACAAGAAGATAAGTGAGAAACAAAGGAAAGACTGCACTTCTGCTTATACTACTGATCAAGAGGACGATGACGATGACGAGAAGATAGATTTGGGTCCTCCTAAAAGTATCAAACAACAACTTGAATTGGATAAG GAAGATGAGAGTCTAAGAAGGTGGAAAGAGCAGCTACTTGGAAGTGTTGATCTTGAAACTGTTGGAG AATCTCTGGAACCAGATGTTAAGATCCTTAGTCTTGCGATTCTCTCCCCTGATAGGCCTGATCTTGTTTTATCAATTCCTGAGGTTGGTAACCCAAAAGGTTTATGGTTTACCCTAAAGGAAGGTAGTCGTTACAGCTTAAAATTCTCGTTCACAGTCAACAGCAACATTGTTTCTGGCCTAAAATATACCAACACAGTTTGGAAAACTGGGATGAAAG ttgatagaagaaaagaaatgctTGGAGTTTTCAGTCCTCAAGCAGAGGCATACACTCATGAGATGCCTGAAGAAATCACTCCTTCTGGTATTTTTGCTAGAGGATCATATTCTGCTAGAACAAAG TTTGTGGATGATGATAATAAACGCTACTTAGAGATGAACTACACCTTTGACATCAGGAAAGATTGGCCGTCAGTTTAA